The proteins below are encoded in one region of Amycolatopsis magusensis:
- a CDS encoding alkaline phosphatase family protein, which produces MKPLVVLDVVGLTPKALRHMPRLSALASSGWQAELGTVLPAVTCSAQSTFLTGLTPAQHGIVGNGWYFRDLGEIFLWRQHNRLVQGEKLWETARAAHPGYTSANVCWWYAMGMTTDVTVTPRPIYHADGRKSPDAYVRPVELHDQLTGELGEFPLFQYWGPTASLTSSNWVIGATRKLLREKAPDLLLAYVPHLDYDHQRFGPDHPQAAVAARELDNALAPLLDDARNRGATVVALSEYGITNVSRPVDINRALRREGLLEVYTQAGMEYLDPWTSRAFAVADHQVAHVYVQDPADLERVRSIVAELTGVDEVLDREAQARYGLDHERAGELVAVAEPDSWFTYYYWTDDDRAPDFARGVEIHRKPGYDPAELFFDPADRLAKAKAGLNLAKKFAGLRYAMNVVPTDPRWVRGSHGRLPDSAEDGPVLLCSEPGFEPAGKLSATDVHPLLLSLQGLK; this is translated from the coding sequence ATGAAACCCCTGGTAGTGCTCGACGTCGTCGGGCTGACCCCCAAGGCGCTGCGGCACATGCCGAGGCTGTCCGCGCTGGCCAGTTCCGGCTGGCAGGCGGAGCTGGGCACGGTGCTGCCCGCGGTCACCTGCAGCGCCCAGTCCACCTTCCTCACCGGGCTGACCCCGGCCCAGCACGGCATCGTCGGCAACGGCTGGTACTTCCGCGACCTCGGCGAAATCTTCCTCTGGCGCCAGCACAACCGCCTGGTCCAGGGCGAAAAGCTGTGGGAGACCGCGCGCGCCGCGCACCCCGGGTACACCTCGGCCAACGTGTGCTGGTGGTACGCGATGGGCATGACCACCGACGTCACGGTGACGCCCCGGCCGATCTACCACGCCGACGGCCGCAAGTCGCCCGACGCCTACGTGCGCCCGGTCGAGCTGCACGACCAGCTGACCGGTGAGCTGGGCGAGTTCCCGCTGTTCCAGTACTGGGGCCCGACGGCCTCGCTGACCTCGAGCAACTGGGTCATCGGCGCCACCCGCAAGCTTCTGCGGGAAAAAGCACCGGACCTGCTCCTGGCCTACGTGCCGCACCTGGACTACGACCACCAGCGCTTCGGCCCGGACCACCCGCAGGCCGCCGTCGCCGCGCGGGAGCTGGACAACGCGCTGGCCCCGCTGCTCGACGACGCCCGCAACCGGGGCGCGACGGTGGTCGCGCTCAGCGAGTACGGCATCACCAACGTCAGCCGCCCGGTCGACATCAACCGCGCGCTGCGCCGCGAGGGCCTGCTCGAGGTCTACACGCAGGCGGGCATGGAGTACCTCGACCCGTGGACCTCGCGGGCCTTCGCCGTGGCCGACCACCAGGTCGCGCACGTCTACGTCCAGGACCCGGCGGACCTGGAGCGCGTGCGGTCGATCGTCGCCGAGCTGACCGGTGTGGACGAGGTCCTCGACCGCGAAGCCCAGGCCCGCTACGGCCTGGACCACGAGCGCGCCGGTGAGCTGGTCGCGGTCGCGGAGCCGGACTCGTGGTTCACCTACTACTACTGGACCGACGACGACCGCGCGCCGGACTTCGCGCGCGGCGTCGAGATCCACCGCAAGCCGGGCTACGACCCGGCCGAGTTGTTCTTCGACCCCGCCGACCGGCTGGCCAAGGCCAAGGCGGGGTTGAACCTGGCGAAGAAGTTCGCCGGGCTGCGGTACGCGATGAACGTGGTACCGACCGATCCGCGCTGGGTGCGCGGCTCGCACGGCAGGCTGCCCGACTCCGCCGAGGACGGCCCGGTGCTGCTCTGCTCCGAGCCGGGGTTCGAACCGGCGGGGAAGCTGTCCGCCACCGACGTGCACCCGCTGCTGCTGTCGCTCCAGGGCCTCAAGTAA
- a CDS encoding sugar phosphate isomerase/epimerase family protein produces the protein MSRPITLFTGQWADLPFTEVCRLAAEWGYDGLEIACSGDHFEVDRALNEDDYVPNRLKLLEEHGLKVWTISNHLVGQAVCDDPIDERHQAIVPSRVWGDGEPEGVRQRAAAELADTARAAAKLGVDTVVGFTGSKIWKYVAMFPPVSQAVIDDGYEDFANRWNPILDVFDQEGVRFAHEVHPSEIAYDFWTTKRALEAVGNRPAFGLNWDPSHFVWQDLDPVGFILDFADRIYHVDCKDTRKRFDGRNGRLGSHLPWADPRRGWDFVSTGHGDVPWEDCFRALNSIGYSGPISVEWEDAGMDRLRGAAEAVTFLRGLLFDKPAAAFDAAFSNQK, from the coding sequence ATGAGTCGTCCGATCACGCTGTTCACCGGTCAGTGGGCGGACCTGCCGTTCACCGAGGTCTGCCGGCTCGCCGCCGAATGGGGCTACGACGGGCTGGAGATCGCGTGCTCGGGCGACCACTTCGAGGTCGACCGCGCACTGAACGAAGACGACTACGTGCCCAACCGGCTCAAGCTGCTGGAAGAGCACGGTCTCAAGGTCTGGACCATCTCGAACCACCTGGTCGGCCAGGCCGTCTGCGACGACCCGATCGACGAGCGGCACCAGGCCATCGTGCCGAGCCGCGTCTGGGGTGACGGCGAGCCCGAGGGCGTGCGCCAGCGTGCGGCCGCGGAACTGGCCGACACCGCCAGGGCCGCGGCGAAGCTCGGCGTGGACACCGTCGTCGGCTTCACCGGGTCGAAGATCTGGAAGTACGTGGCGATGTTCCCGCCGGTCTCGCAGGCCGTGATCGACGACGGCTACGAGGACTTCGCGAACCGCTGGAACCCGATCCTGGACGTGTTCGACCAAGAGGGCGTGCGGTTCGCGCACGAGGTGCACCCCTCGGAGATCGCCTACGACTTCTGGACCACGAAGCGGGCGCTGGAAGCGGTCGGGAACCGGCCGGCCTTCGGGCTGAACTGGGACCCCTCGCACTTCGTCTGGCAGGACCTCGACCCGGTCGGCTTCATCCTCGACTTCGCCGACCGGATCTACCACGTGGACTGCAAGGACACCCGGAAGCGGTTCGACGGGCGGAACGGGCGGCTCGGCTCGCACCTGCCCTGGGCGGACCCGCGGCGCGGCTGGGACTTCGTCTCCACCGGGCACGGCGACGTGCCGTGGGAGGACTGCTTCCGCGCCCTGAACTCGATCGGCTACTCCGGGCCGATCTCGGTGGAGTGGGAGGACGCCGGCATGGACCGGCTGCGCGGGGCGGCCGAGGCCGTGACCTTCCTGCGCGGCCTGCTGTTCGACAAGCCCGCGGCGGCGTTCGACGCCGCGTTCAGCAACCAGAAGTGA
- a CDS encoding sugar phosphate isomerase/epimerase family protein, translating into MSDRFLSRRSMLRGAAGAAVAGGALLALPGAASAGGGHGHGHGSIPLHRISVQLYTLRSLLEKDLEGTLSALSDIGYRNVEMAGTYGRSATEFRKLLDKHRLRATSSHIGIDGDVDKLIVDAKILGHRYSAVPWAKYETVAEWEAFAARLDKAAKAFAKAGIQFGYHNHDHEFALVEGKRPFDILAKGTNRHYCHFEVDLYWAVVAGVDPVKLFWDQRGRVLQYHVKDRGADGGWADVGTGNIPFKKIFDGTPGIREYIVEHDNPADPLKTAQVGFEYLRKVRF; encoded by the coding sequence ATGAGCGACAGGTTCCTTTCCCGCCGTTCGATGCTGCGCGGCGCGGCCGGTGCCGCGGTGGCCGGTGGCGCGCTGCTGGCGCTGCCCGGGGCCGCCTCCGCCGGTGGTGGTCACGGGCACGGGCACGGCAGCATCCCGCTGCACCGGATCAGCGTGCAGCTCTACACCCTGCGGTCGCTGCTGGAGAAAGACCTCGAAGGCACCCTCTCGGCGTTGTCCGACATCGGGTACCGCAACGTGGAGATGGCGGGCACCTACGGGCGCAGCGCCACCGAGTTCCGCAAGCTCCTGGACAAGCACCGCCTGCGCGCCACCTCCAGCCACATCGGCATCGACGGTGACGTGGACAAGCTGATCGTGGATGCCAAGATCCTCGGCCACCGGTACTCGGCGGTGCCGTGGGCCAAGTACGAGACGGTCGCCGAGTGGGAGGCCTTCGCCGCGCGGCTGGACAAGGCGGCCAAGGCCTTCGCCAAGGCGGGCATCCAGTTCGGGTACCACAACCACGACCACGAGTTCGCGCTGGTCGAGGGCAAGCGGCCGTTCGACATCCTGGCCAAGGGCACGAACCGGCACTACTGCCACTTCGAGGTGGACCTGTACTGGGCGGTGGTGGCCGGGGTGGACCCGGTGAAGCTGTTCTGGGACCAGCGCGGGCGGGTGCTGCAGTACCACGTCAAGGACCGCGGGGCCGACGGCGGCTGGGCCGACGTGGGCACCGGGAACATCCCGTTCAAGAAGATCTTCGACGGCACGCCCGGCATCCGCGAGTACATCGTGGAACACGACAATCCGGCCGATCCGCTCAAAACCGCCCAGGTCGGCTTCGAGTACCTCCGGAAAGTCCGGTTCTGA